From a single Rosa rugosa chromosome 7, drRosRugo1.1, whole genome shotgun sequence genomic region:
- the LOC133723720 gene encoding L-ascorbate oxidase homolog, with amino-acid sequence MGSMTMNLLLLCLSIGVISVVHGEDPYLFFTWNVTYGTISPLGVPQQGILINGEFPGPNINSTTNNNIVINVFNNLDEPLMFTWNGIQQKKNSWQDGTPGTMCPIPPGQNYTYHFQVKDQIGSYFYYPITAMHRAGGAFGGLRINSRLLIPVPYADPEDDYTVLIGDWYTKSHSSLRKQLDMGRSMGRPDGVLINGKNAKGDGTDEPLFTMTPGKTYKFRVCNVGLKNSLNFRIQGHTMELVEMEGSHVVQNIYESLDVHLGQCFSALVTADKEPMDYYMVADTRFTKTMLTGLGIIRYTNGKGPASPELPSPPVGLAWSLNQARSFRWNLTASAARPNPQGSYHYGAINITRTIKLVNSASKVDGKLRYAINGVSHIDTETPLKYAQYFGVADKVFKYDIIKDEPSAEVEDKITLAPNVVNQTYRDFVEIIFENHEKSIQSWHLDGYAFFPVAIEFGRWAPEKRRNYNLLDAISRHTVHVYPGSWAAIMLTFDNAGMWNLRSAQPERAYLGQQLYLSVENVARSLRDEYMLLDQTPLCGIKGLPQPPPYGP; translated from the coding sequence ATGGGTTCCATGACCATGAATTTGCTGCTGTTGTGCCTCTCGATTGGCGTAATCTCAGTTGTTCATGGTGAGGATCCTTACCTTTTCTTCACATGGAATGTAACCTATGGAACCATCTCTCCCCTAGGAGTCCCCCAGCAAGGCATTCTCATCAACGGCGAGTTTCCGGGACCTAACATTAACTCCACCACCAACAACAACATCGTCATCAATGTCTTCAACAACCTTGATGAACCATTGATGTTCACATGGAATGGAATCCAACAGAAGAAGAATTCATGGCAAGATGGAACACCAGGGACTATGTGCCCTATTCCTCCTGGTCAGAACTACACGTACCACTTCCAAGTGAAGGACCAGATTGGAAGCTATTTCTACTATCCCATCACCGCCATGCACAGAGCAGGTGGTGCCTTCGGTGGCCTCCGTATTAACAGTCGTCTCTTGATCCCAGTTCCATATGCTGATCCCGAGGATGACTACACCGTCCTCATCGGCGACTGGTACACCAAAAGCCACAGCAGTCTCAGGAAACAATTGGACATGGGTCGCTCCATGGGAAGGCCGGACGGTGTCCTCATTAATGGCAAGAACGCAAAGGGAGATGGCACTGATGAGCCCCTCTTCACCATGACGCCCGGAAAGACCTACAAGTTCAGAGTCTGCAATGTTGGTCTCAAGAACTCGCTCAACTTCAGGATCCAAGGCCACACaatggagcttgttgagatggAAGGCTCTCACGTCGTCCAGAACATATACGAGTCTCTTGATGTGCATCTCGGGCAATGCTTTTCGGCGCTTGTCACGGCTGACAAAGAACCTATGGACTACTACATGGTGGCTGACACCCGATTCACCAAGACTATGCTCACCGGTTTAGGCATTATCCGATACACCAACGGCAAGGGTCCTGCAAGCCCCGAACTCCCTTCGCCTCCTGTGGGATTGGCTTGGTCTCTCAACCAAGCCCGCTCCTTCAGatggaacctcactgccagtgCTGCCAGGCCTAACCCTCAAGGCTCCTATCACTATGGTGCCATCAACATCACCCGCACCATCAAGCTCGTCAACTCTGCCAGCAAGGTTGATGGCAAGCTGCGCTATGCCATAAATGGAGTCTCCCACATTGACACTGAAACCCCACTCAAGTATGCCCAGTACTTTGGAGTTGCGGACAAGGTCTTCAAGTACGATATCATCAAGGACGAGCCCTCAGCTGAAGTAGAGGACAAGATCACCTTAGCACCTAATGTTGTCAACCAAACCTACCGGGACTTTGTGGAGATTATCTTTGAGAACCACGAGAAGAGCATTCAGTCATGGCATCTGGATGGATACGCTTTCTTTCCCGTTGCCATCGAGTTTGGGAGGTGGGCACCAGAGAAAAGAAGGAACTACAACCTTCTTGACGCCATAAGCCGACACACCGTCCACGTGTATCCCGGCTCATGGGCCGCCATTATGTTGACATTCGACAACGCTGGAATGTGGAACTTGAGGTCAGCACAGCCAGAGAGGGCGTACCTAGGACAACAGCTCTACTTGAGTGTTGAAAATGTCGCACGCTCTCTCAGGGACGAGTACATGCTGCTAGACCAGACACCTCTCTGTGGCATCAAGGGTCTCCCTCAACCCCCTCCATACGGCCCTTAA
- the LOC133720230 gene encoding dihydroneopterin aldolase 2-like isoform X1 yields MAASVTGTAHEDAAIRGGDKLVLRGLKFHGFHGVKPEERKLGQKFLIDVDAWMDLRVAGRSDQLSDTISYTEIYRIVKEVVEGPPHNLLESVAELIASTTLKNYPQISAVSVKVGKPHVAVHGPLDYLGVEIFRYRSIDAPN; encoded by the exons ATGGCTGCTTCTGTGACTG GAACAGCACATGAAGATGCTGCAATTAGAGGGGGGGATAAGCTTGTACTAAGGGGTTTGAAGTTCCATGGTTTCCATGGGGTGAAGCCAGAAGAAAGGAAGTTGGGTCAGAAGTTTCTGATAGATGTTGATGCTTGGATGGATCTTCGGGTGGCCGGAAGATCTGATCAGTTGTCAGACACCATTAGCTACACTGAAATTTATCG CATTGTAAAAGAGGTTGTAGAAGGGCCACCTCATAATCTTCTGGAGTCTGTTGCTGAACTCATTGCATCTACCACTCTGAAAAACTATCCCCAGATATCTGCTGTCTCTGTGAAAGTTGGAAAGCCTCACGTTGCTGTTCATGGTCCTCTTGATTACTTGGGCGTTGAGATATTTAGATACAGAAGTATTGATGCACCGAACTAA
- the LOC133720230 gene encoding dihydroneopterin aldolase 2-like isoform X2, translating to MAASVTAHEDAAIRGGDKLVLRGLKFHGFHGVKPEERKLGQKFLIDVDAWMDLRVAGRSDQLSDTISYTEIYRIVKEVVEGPPHNLLESVAELIASTTLKNYPQISAVSVKVGKPHVAVHGPLDYLGVEIFRYRSIDAPN from the exons ATGGCTGCTTCTGTGACTG CACATGAAGATGCTGCAATTAGAGGGGGGGATAAGCTTGTACTAAGGGGTTTGAAGTTCCATGGTTTCCATGGGGTGAAGCCAGAAGAAAGGAAGTTGGGTCAGAAGTTTCTGATAGATGTTGATGCTTGGATGGATCTTCGGGTGGCCGGAAGATCTGATCAGTTGTCAGACACCATTAGCTACACTGAAATTTATCG CATTGTAAAAGAGGTTGTAGAAGGGCCACCTCATAATCTTCTGGAGTCTGTTGCTGAACTCATTGCATCTACCACTCTGAAAAACTATCCCCAGATATCTGCTGTCTCTGTGAAAGTTGGAAAGCCTCACGTTGCTGTTCATGGTCCTCTTGATTACTTGGGCGTTGAGATATTTAGATACAGAAGTATTGATGCACCGAACTAA
- the LOC133720229 gene encoding ubiquitin carboxyl-terminal hydrolase 8-like, whose amino-acid sequence MTRLSEKLRLSLFLLLYNPTRFLSPPKQLLATLSVSTLHLARALASKTLALFFFFFAMDDTFPFASPDGDNDGWDFDLQSRNRAQRPRLLHDYDDDDDVSDNAVDKVYLVPYRWWKEVRTEDDDRGEGVLYSTSPEEDDSGSEIVLSLRKRDSAEEGFSGREYALVPEATWCRALIRHYDFNTAAMDNVSFFGDEEFLKDVFSLQIRLFVSWETNSLVVKISQKDNAADSFKRACIIFSSEPEPLHIWDFSGQTTQFFMNDRISLPNDIPGQLNKEIVLELHLHGFSEVRGWRSDDMAENHFSIDGCISGGSSKMNGNIYYVNPYLNSSNSWRSAVMYRGVGSLGLTGIKNLGNTCFMNSAIQCLVHTPKLVDYFLGDYRKDMNYQNPLGMKGELAFAFGELLRRLWAPGARPVAPRMFKQKLASFAPQFSGYNQHDSQELLAFLLDGLHEDLNRVKCKPYFEAKDAEGRPDEEVAEEYWLNHLARNDSIIVNAYQGQYRSKLVCPDCNKVSITFDPFMYLSLPLPSTTMRSMTLTVLSTDGAALPTTFTVTVPKSGKLVDLTEALSIACSLRDDETLLVAEIYQCRIFRLLEDPSDSLAFVRDADKLVAYRLPKDFERSHLVVFLHQEKGKYYYNQDTIGIPLLARVSDPCYGSDIRNEFLNNLNPFLKPDGDISDVFDDDSGNCANEDSNKEDDSSPTVWDNDSDTDRGTMGEALLDTDFKFYLADTRKEIELNQLIEVSRLPVIPRPKILEVIVLWTDEMINKYDTRLLNSLPEVFNIFTSSEESVSLYKCLEAFLKEEPLGPEDMWFCPSCKTPRQASKKLDLWRLPEILVIHLKRFSYDHYFKNKLETLVDFPIYDMDISTYITHRSNQLSSRYMLYAISNHYGGLGGGHYTAFVHLGKGSWYEFDDDRVSAVNEERIKTSAAYVLFYRRVPDV is encoded by the exons ATGACCCGACTCTCGGAAAAGCTCCGTCTGtctctcttccttcttctgTACAATCCAACCcggtttctctctcctcctaaGCAGCTCTTGGCTACTCTCTCCGTCTCCACGCTCCACCTCGCACGCGCCCTCGcctccaaaaccctagccctcttcttcttcttcttcgccaTGGACGACACCTTCCCCTTCGCCTCTCCCGACGGCGACAACGACGGCTGGGACTTCGACCTCCAGTCCCGCAACCGCGCCCAGCGCCCCCGCCTCCTCCACGActacgacgacgacgacgacgttTCCGACAATGCCGTCGATAAGGTCTACCTCGTTCCCTACAG GTGGTGGAAGGAGGTTCGGACCGAAGACGATGATCGTGGCGAAGGGGTGTTGTACAGCACTTCGCCGGAGGAAGACGACTCCGGCTCGGAAATTGTGTTGAGTTTGAGGAAGAGGGACTCTGCTGAAGAAGGGTTTTCAGGTCGCGAGTATGCCTTGGTCCCTGAAGCGACATGGTGCCGCGCACTCATACG GCATTATGATTTTAATACAGCAGCAATGGATAATGTGAGCTTCTTTGGTGATGAAGAGTTTTTAAAGGATGTCTTTTCTTTACAAATTAGGCTCTTTGTTTCCTGGGAAACAAATTCATTGGTTGTAAAGATCAGCCAAAAG GATAATGCGGCTGATTCTTTCAAGAGAGCCTGCATTATTTTCAGTTCAGAGCCCGAGCCG TTGCATATTTGGGACTTCTCAGGGCAGACAACCCAATTTTTCATGAATGACAGAATTAGTTTGCCAAATGACATTCCTGGACAACTGAACAAAGAG ATTGTCCTGGAATTGCATCTTCATGGATTTTCAGAGGTCAGAGGTTGGAGGAGTGATGACATGGCTGAAAACCACTTCAGTATTGATGGTTGTATTAGTGGTGGCTCTTCTAAAATGAATGGGAACATTTACTACGTCAATCCCTATTTAAACTCAAGCAACTCCTGGCGAAGTGCTGTTATGTATAGAGGAGTTGGTTCTTTAGGCTTAACTGGTATAAAGAATCTTGGGAATACTTGTTTTATGAACAGTGCAATCCAATGTTTGGTGCACACTCCAAAGCTTGTTGACTATTTTCTAGGAGATTACCGGAAAGACATGAACTATCAGAACCCATTGGGAATGAAA GGAGAGCTTGCTTTTGCATTTGGAGAATTATTGAGGAGATTATGGGCTCCAGGTGCAAGGCCAGTGGCTCCAAGAATGTTCAAGCAAAAACTTGCCAGTTTTGCTCCTCAATTCAGTGGCTATAATCAACATGATTCCCAG GAACTCCTTGCTTTTTTGCTGGATGGTCTCCATGAAGATCTAAATCGTGTGAAATGCAAGCCATATTTTGAAGCTAAAGATGCAGAGGGTCGTCCAGATGAAGAAGTGGCGGAAGAATATTGGCTGAATCACCTTGCTCGCAATGATTCCATTATTGTTAATGCATACCAG GGTCAATACCGGTCAAAATTGGTTTGCCCCGATTGCAACAAGGTGTCCATTACATTTGACCCCTTTATGTATCTATCACTGCCATTACCTTCTACAACAATGCGGAGTATGACTTTGACGGTTTTAAGCACAGATGGTGCTGCATTGCCTACTACATTTACTGTAACAGTGCCAAAGAGTGGGAAGCTCGTGGATCTTACTGAAGCCTTAAGTATTGCCTGTTCTCTAAGAGATGATGAAACCCTGTTGGTGGCTGAG ATATACCAGTGTCGCATATTTCGTCTATTGGAGGATCCATCTGATTCATTAGCCTTTGTTAGAGACGCTGACAAACTGGTTGCTTATCGCTTACCAAAAGATTTTGAGCGATCGCACTTGGTTGTGTTTCTTCATCAGGAGAAGGGAAA GTATTACTATAATCAAGACACAATTGGTATCCCACTTTTAGCAAGGGTGTCTGATCCTTGTTATGGATCTGATATTCGCAACGAATTCCTAAATAATTTAAATCCATTCTTGAAGCCTGATGGAGATATATCAGATGTTTTTGATGATGATTCTGGAAACTGTGCTAATGAAGACTCTAACAAGGAGGATGACAGTAGTCCTACAGTTTGGGATAATGATTCTGACACAGACAGGGGAACAATGGGTGAAGCGCTGTTGGATACTGACTTCAAATTTTACTTAGCAGATACAAGAAAGGAAATAGAGTTGAATCAGCTGATAGAGGTCTCACGGTTGCCTGTGATACCAAGGCCTAAGATACTGGAGGTGATTGTTTTATGGACAGATGAGATGATTAACAAGTATGATACACGCCTTCTAAACTCTTTGCCTGAGGTTTTCAACATTTTCACGAGTAGTGAAGAATCTGTTTCCCTTTACAAATGCCTTGAGGCCTTTCTGAAGGAAGAACCTCTAGGACCTGAAGACATGTG GTTCTGCCCTAGCTGCAAGACTCCTCGGCAAGCCAGCAAAAAGTTAGATCTTTGGAGATTGCCTGAGATATTGGTTATTCATCTGAAAAGATTCTCGTATGACCATTATTTTAAGAACAAGCTAGAAACATTAGTTGATTTTCCCATTTATGATATGGACATCTCAACATACATAACCCACCGCAGTAACCAGTTATCCAGTCGATACATGTTGTATGCAATCAGTAATCACTATGGTGGCTTGGGTGGTGGTCACTATACGGCATTTGTTCAT CTCGGTAAGGGTTCATGGTATGAGTTTGATGATGATAGAGTTTCTGCTGTTAATGAGGAGAGGATTAAGACTTCAGCAGCATATGTTCTTTTCTACCGAAGAGTACCAGATGTATAG